In one Candidatus Absconditicoccus praedator genomic region, the following are encoded:
- a CDS encoding type IV secretory system conjugative DNA transfer family protein yields the protein MNLDQCKNLLQQELQANQYEVDDVESMTIDAWGDRQDRMECYREFGGSGQINDFVQEKKQNYQDDGTQDRVHGAAEEEDDEMNQEELHAQEESSQEDEGVFGPIIEEGIHYARIGLLIAGALILGYFAWRLFKFLFEFLYDVFSVRRLVYLRVMLPRGDSREEREMQKEIAKDMHEKIARMSQVYRNVHKLGELSVWDVIMSFIFCKPKLSLGMHYENGMIQYIFAIYPEYKNILEGAITAQYSDASVETIGVPRFFKKKYNDLIPMHPEKDPVYPVRVFKQLEDDPMNNLLDAIGKIPNDDTFTIFMTIKPEGSWFNNKAQEFSTALYKKDESVTINEPLWKKIIFPWKLIDFLIYGPSNALVKKYSDPHNPYGSNTQGDPLIRMIKAEEDALNTMGDEAGKPAFTTGLMLITSSNYKDRLNANLQSLVSALTIYKDEYNNGLDQPEILHDIFGFIFKPLWRFAVFFHLPNFFYRRNILTVNELAGLLHLPDGLFNRSPIIKWMDYKALPAPDNLPELKEPNEFFITGKIAEEYKDGDLSKIFSDSRHWGVGKKVETKEELIPIEKFSEKELLDKEIVEDNGKKYVKKKKRIKKTGLRVFKDGTLLGINVHRNRFTPVYMKRKDRSRHHYIIGKSGGGKSVYIASLARQDVWNGDGLCVIDPHGDLVEDILEYIPKERAKDVIYFDAGDEDRPMGLNLYEIDNPDQADRVVNDATEIFMKMFGPEIFGPRIQEYFKYASLTLLEDMEDGATLIDVPRLFTDQAFREYKIKKVKNPVVRNFWEKTYNAMGDREKQEIIPYFSSKFVNFITNRLIRNIIGQTKSAVKFREAMDEGKILLVNLSKGKIGEMNAQLLGMILVSQINTAAMSRADIPEDQRRDFFLYVDEFQNFVTDTFADILSEARKYHLSLIMAHQYIGQLESNAGNNLGESGGGVKDAVFGNVGTMQSFKVGAPDAEVLEKEYAPVLSPQDIVGISNFKTYMKLNINNASSRVFSMNTIWTEDYKNPEVAKVLKEYCQKKYGRKREFVDAEISARLGMADD from the coding sequence ATGAATCTTGATCAATGTAAAAATCTTCTTCAACAAGAGTTGCAAGCAAATCAGTATGAAGTTGATGATGTAGAATCTATGACAATTGATGCTTGGGGTGATAGACAAGATAGAATGGAATGTTATAGGGAGTTTTGATGATCATGACAGATAAATGATTTTGTACAAGAAAAAAAACAAAATTATCAGGATGATTGAACTCAAGATAGAGTTCATTGAGCAGCAGAGGAAGAAGATGATGAGATGAATCAAGAAGAGTTGCATGCTCAAGAGGAGTCATCTCAAGAAGATGAGGGTGTTTTTTGACCAATAATTGAAGAATGAATTCATTATGCACGGATAGGGCTTTTGATTGCATGAGCGTTGATATTATGATATTTTGCTTGGAGGCTTTTTAAATTTCTTTTTGAATTTTTGTATGATGTTTTTAGTGTTAGGAGACTTGTTTATTTGAGGGTTATGTTGCCTAGGTGAGATAGTAGAGAAGAAAGGGAAATGCAAAAAGAGATAGCAAAAGACATGCATGAAAAAATAGCTAGAATGTCTCAGGTATATAGAAATGTACATAAGCTCTGAGAACTTTCTGTATGGGATGTAATTATGTCCTTCATTTTTTGTAAACCAAAACTTTCTCTAGGGATGCATTATGAAAATTGAATGATACAGTATATATTTGCAATTTACCCTGAGTATAAAAATATTTTGGAGTGAGCAATTACTGCTCAGTATTCTGATGCAAGTGTAGAAACTATTGGAGTTCCTAGATTTTTCAAAAAGAAATATAATGACTTAATACCAATGCATCCAGAAAAAGATCCAGTATACCCAGTAAGGGTTTTCAAACAACTGGAAGATGACCCTATGAATAATCTTCTTGATGCTATATGAAAAATTCCTAATGATGATACTTTTACTATATTTATGACTATAAAACCGGAATGATCTTGGTTTAATAATAAAGCCCAAGAATTTTCTACAGCATTATATAAAAAAGATGAGTCGGTTACAATAAATGAGCCGCTTTGGAAAAAAATAATATTTCCTTGGAAGTTAATAGACTTTCTAATATATTGACCTTCAAATGCACTTGTGAAAAAATATTCTGATCCACACAATCCTTATGGTAGTAATACACAATGAGATCCACTTATTCGTATGATTAAAGCAGAAGAAGATGCATTGAACACTATGTGAGATGAAGCAGGTAAGCCTGCATTTACTACATGATTAATGTTGATTACTTCTTCTAATTATAAAGATAGACTTAATGCAAATCTTCAGTCATTAGTTAGTGCTTTGACAATATACAAGGATGAATATAATAATTGACTTGATCAGCCTGAAATTTTGCACGATATCTTTGGTTTTATCTTTAAGCCTTTGTGGAGATTTGCTGTATTTTTTCATTTGCCAAATTTCTTTTATAGGAGAAATATACTTACTGTAAATGAGCTTGCATGACTTTTGCATTTGCCAGATTGATTATTCAACCGTTCTCCTATAATTAAATGGATGGATTACAAAGCTTTACCTGCTCCGGATAACTTGCCTGAATTGAAAGAACCAAATGAGTTCTTTATTACTTGAAAAATAGCTGAAGAATATAAAGATTGAGATTTATCCAAAATTTTTTCTGATAGTAGGCATTGGTGAGTGTGAAAGAAAGTTGAAACAAAAGAAGAGTTGATCCCTATTGAAAAATTTTCAGAAAAAGAACTTCTTGACAAAGAAATAGTAGAAGACAACTGAAAAAAATATGTTAAAAAGAAAAAAAGAATTAAGAAAACTTGACTAAGAGTTTTTAAGGATGGGACATTGCTGTGAATAAATGTTCATAGAAATAGGTTTACACCTGTATATATGAAGAGAAAAGATAGGTCAAGACACCATTATATTATCTGAAAATCCGGTTGAGGTAAGTCGGTATATATTGCATCGCTGGCAAGACAGGATGTTTGGAATTGAGACTGACTTTGTGTGATAGATCCCCACTGAGATTTGGTAGAAGATATATTGGAGTATATACCAAAAGAAAGAGCAAAAGATGTAATATATTTTGATGCTTGAGATGAGGATAGGCCTATGTGACTAAATTTGTATGAGATAGACAATCCAGATCAAGCAGATAGAGTAGTAAATGATGCTACAGAAATTTTTATGAAAATGTTTTGACCAGAGATATTTGGTCCTAGAATTCAGGAGTATTTCAAGTATGCTAGTTTGACATTACTGGAAGATATGGAGGATTGAGCTACTTTGATAGATGTTCCTAGATTGTTTACAGACCAGGCTTTTAGAGAGTACAAAATCAAAAAGGTAAAAAATCCTGTGGTTAGAAATTTCTGGGAAAAGACTTATAATGCAATGGGTGATAGAGAAAAACAAGAAATTATTCCATACTTTAGTTCTAAGTTTGTGAATTTTATTACCAATAGATTGATTAGAAATATTATTTGACAAACAAAATCTGCAGTTAAATTTAGAGAGGCAATGGATGAATGAAAAATACTTTTGGTGAATCTTAGTAAATGAAAAATTTGAGAAATGAATGCTCAGTTGTTGGGTATGATATTGGTTAGTCAGATAAATACAGCTGCTATGTCCAGGGCTGATATACCTGAAGATCAAAGAAGAGATTTCTTTTTGTATGTGGATGAGTTTCAAAACTTTGTGACAGATACTTTTGCAGATATTCTGTCTGAGGCAAGAAAATATCATTTGTCATTGATAATGGCTCATCAGTATATATGACAGCTTGAATCAAATGCTTGAAATAATCTTTGAGAAAGTTGATGATGAGTAAAGGATGC
- a CDS encoding iron-sulfur cluster assembly scaffold protein: MNDIGMIVQEYAHNPINNYEIKEPDAYYQEGNPLCGDGINVFLKIDEKGYIKEFSFSGDTSMVTTAAVSLFAEEISGYHIDDVLSLDYNFMKELGFEVSERRKRSAVLGLLATRNAIHQYKNDGQTDDFDDLIDD; encoded by the coding sequence ATGAATGACATTGGTATGATAGTGCAAGAATATGCTCATAATCCTATTAATAATTATGAAATAAAGGAGCCAGATGCATATTATCAAGAATGAAACCCTTTGTGTTGAGATTGAATTAATGTTTTTTTAAAAATTGATGAAAAATGATACATCAAAGAGTTTAGTTTTTCTTGAGATACATCTATGGTTACTACAGCTGCTGTTAGTCTTTTTGCAGAAGAAATATCCTGATATCATATAGATGATGTTTTGTCATTGGATTATAATTTTATGAAAGAGCTTTGATTTGAAGTTAGTGAAAGAAGGAAAAGATCAGCAGTATTATGACTTCTTGCAACAAGGAATGCAATTCATCAGTACAAAAATGATTGACAAACAGATGATTTTGATGATTTGATAGATGATTAA
- a CDS encoding SufD family Fe-S cluster assembly protein produces the protein MKKITSSGVYFLGQNDNDIIIESGKEVILIDIISSSNIKRKITGVGGQSIKYFGCFFGDSNFEINLNYDFEGINSEVKTLFLNKNGQLRGKLSNNIRTPNVACDVSMVGMAGNNGVIDVDGSIKIEKNCNESKGFLSQENIFLDDTGSIKIIPRLDIYCNQVQASHGAKISKLDPMKIFYITSKGITQRDCKEMIISGYINNFFEQVDQQEKKNNVLDYILD, from the coding sequence ATGAAAAAAATTACATCTTCTTGAGTTTATTTTTTGTGACAAAATGATAATGATATAATAATAGAAAGCTGAAAAGAAGTGATATTAATTGATATTATTTCAAGTAGTAATATAAAAAGAAAAATTACCTGAGTTTGATGACAAAGTATCAAATATTTCTGATGTTTTTTTGGTGACAGCAATTTTGAAATAAATTTAAATTATGATTTTGAATGAATAAATTCAGAAGTTAAAACATTGTTTTTAAATAAAAATTGACAACTAAGATGAAAACTTTCTAATAATATTAGAACCCCAAATGTTGCTTGTGATGTTTCAATGGTTTGAATGGCTTGAAATAATGGAGTTATTGATGTTGATTGAAGTATAAAAATAGAAAAAAACTGTAACGAATCCAAATGATTTTTATCACAGGAAAATATATTTTTGGATGACACATGAAGCATAAAAATAATCCCAAGACTTGATATATATTGTAATCAAGTGCAGGCAAGTCATTGAGCAAAAATTTCAAAACTGGATCCTATGAAAATATTTTATATAACATCAAAATGAATCACTCAAAGAGACTGCAAAGAGATGATAATAAGTTGATATATTAATAATTTTTTTGAACAGGTAGATCAGCAAGAAAAAAAGAATAATGTTTTAGATTATATTCTTGATTAA
- the atpG gene encoding ATP synthase F1 subunit gamma — protein MANLNQIKSKIKSVKNLKKITRALEVVSTVRLQKNKDKAAALKNYLLDLMFILNNIGQQLNLFSDSSSASKKLIILVTTDRGLCGALNSKIIRQVDDLHVRKNDDADYFVIGKKGLEYANRMNLNIVGQLSLPDNFSNEDLIPLFDYIESSLDEGYYGEIKVYFNYFKNSLIQVPTNIDIYPLKKENFHQFLSDIEEEYDLKSDLRGRQLIIEPDVQTLEKEIKRQIRSYMILSALIQNKTGEFASRMIAMKNAKDNSESTINNLTLTYNKTRQGMITQEISEITGATSAME, from the coding sequence ATGGCAAATCTAAATCAAATAAAGTCAAAAATTAAATCCGTGAAAAATCTTAAAAAAATAACAAGAGCTCTGGAGGTTGTTTCTACTGTAAGATTACAAAAAAATAAAGATAAAGCAGCTGCTTTAAAAAACTATCTTCTTGACTTGATGTTTATTTTAAACAACATATGACAGCAACTTAATTTGTTTTCTGATAGTTCATCAGCATCAAAAAAGCTTATTATACTTGTCACAACTGATAGATGATTGTGTGGTGCCCTGAATTCAAAGATAATTAGACAGGTAGATGATTTGCATGTTAGGAAAAATGATGATGCAGATTATTTTGTTATCTGAAAAAAATGATTAGAGTATGCAAACAGAATGAATCTAAATATAGTTTGACAACTTTCTTTGCCAGATAATTTCAGCAACGAAGATTTGATACCTCTTTTTGATTATATAGAGTCTTCTCTTGATGAATGATATTATTGAGAAATAAAAGTTTATTTTAATTACTTCAAAAATAGTCTAATACAAGTACCTACTAATATTGATATATATCCTCTAAAAAAAGAAAATTTTCATCAATTTTTGTCAGATATTGAAGAGGAGTATGATCTAAAATCGGATTTAAGATGAAGACAGCTAATAATAGAACCTGATGTGCAAACATTAGAAAAAGAAATAAAAAGACAAATAAGAAGTTATATGATATTGTCAGCTTTGATTCAAAATAAAACTTGAGAGTTTGCTTCTAGAATGATAGCTATGAAAAATGCTAAAGATAATAGTGAAAGTACAATTAATAATCTAACGCTTACATATAATAAAACAAGGCAGTGAATGATTACCCAGGAAATATCTGAAATAACCTGAGCAACTTCTGCAATGGAATAA
- the tmk gene encoding dTMP kinase has protein sequence MFIVFEGGEGAGKTTQIKNLTKYFEQKGKKVITTREPGGNGSKIAEDIRKILKSPENSSMSHKTELFLFLASRAQHIQEVILPKLEEGYIVISDRFSFSTIAYQHFGRNLFEYDFIKSLNNIATTGITPDATIFFDIDPEKGINRIKDGRQIQDCRLDQEKLEFHKKVRDGFLQISEKEENFYSVDAEKKEAEVFEQVLQIINKKLNI, from the coding sequence ATGTTCATAGTTTTTGAGTGAGGAGAATGAGCCGGTAAAACAACACAAATAAAAAATCTTACAAAATATTTTGAACAAAAATGAAAAAAAGTAATAACAACTAGGGAACCATGATGAAATTGATCAAAAATTGCTGAAGACATAAGAAAAATACTCAAATCTCCAGAAAATAGTTCTATGTCTCACAAAACAGAATTATTTCTTTTTCTTGCTTCAAGAGCACAACATATACAAGAAGTAATTTTACCCAAGCTTGAAGAATGATATATAGTTATTTCAGATAGGTTTTCATTTAGTACTATTGCCTATCAACATTTCTGAAGAAATCTTTTTGAGTATGATTTCATAAAAAGCTTGAATAATATTGCAACAACTTGAATAACACCTGATGCCACAATTTTTTTTGATATAGACCCTGAAAAATGAATTAATCGTATCAAAGATTGAAGACAAATCCAGGATTGTAGACTGGATCAGGAAAAACTTGAATTTCACAAAAAAGTAAGAGATTGATTTTTACAAATAAGTGAAAAAGAAGAAAACTTTTATAGTGTTGATGCTGAAAAAAAAGAAGCAGAAGTATTTGAACAAGTTTTGCAAATTATAAATAAAAAACTAAATATTTAA
- a CDS encoding dUTP diphosphatase, whose translation MKVRIKTFDGKPLEYHTDGAVGFDFKTMNDTTFGPGEFKLVDTGTVIETPDGFMLQVQPRSSTFKKFGLIQANSVGIVDQDYCGDEDTIKFPFINFTNNEQFIPAGTRIGQGVFVKIEKPEFELVENMEEKNRGGFGTTG comes from the coding sequence ATGAAAGTAAGAATTAAGACATTTGATGGTAAGCCATTGGAATATCATACTGATTGAGCGGTAGGTTTTGATTTTAAAACTATGAATGATACAACTTTTTGACCATGAGAGTTTAAGCTCGTTGATACATGAACTGTGATAGAAACTCCAGATTGATTTATGCTCCAAGTACAACCAAGAAGTTCTACTTTCAAAAAATTTTGATTAATTCAAGCAAATTCAGTTTGAATTGTTGATCAAGATTATTGTTGAGATGAAGATACAATTAAATTTCCTTTTATAAATTTTACAAATAATGAACAGTTTATTCCAGCTTGAACAAGAATATGACAGTGAGTATTTGTAAAAATAGAAAAACCAGAGTTTGAGTTGGTAGAAAATATGGAAGAAAAGAATAGGTGAGGATTTTGAACAACTTGATAA
- the dcd gene encoding dCTP deaminase: MILSDKDIKNRIQENNLEFISEKYDIFQQIGPASLDFRLGYDFKFYDKTCVDVIDPRKSLDEKNIKIVSLEEGEDLIVHPGQFILGTTFETIGLPDDIVARCEGRSSLGRLGLIIHSTAGFVDPGFKGKITLEITNINEIPIKLHPGMRVGQFAFHLLSSKCVENYANRKSSKYMNQNNVQESKIFDDNY; this comes from the coding sequence ATGATTCTTTCAGATAAAGATATTAAAAATAGAATCCAAGAAAATAACTTAGAGTTTATTTCAGAAAAATATGATATTTTTCAGCAAATATGACCTGCGAGTTTGGATTTTAGATTGTGATACGATTTCAAGTTTTATGATAAAACTTGTGTAGATGTTATTGACCCAAGAAAATCATTAGATGAAAAAAATATAAAAATTGTTTCGCTTGAAGAGTGAGAAGATTTGATAGTGCATCCATGACAATTTATTTTATGAACAACTTTTGAAACAATATGACTTCCAGATGATATTGTTGCCAGATGTGAAGGAAGAAGTTCTTTGGGAAGGTTGTGACTTATTATACATTCAACTGCTTGATTTGTAGATCCATGATTTAAATGAAAAATTACTTTGGAAATTACCAATATCAATGAAATACCTATAAAGTTGCACCCTTGAATGAGGGTATGACAATTTGCTTTTCATTTGCTAAGCAGTAAATGTGTTGAAAATTATGCAAATAGAAAATCAAGTAAATATATGAATCAAAATAATGTTCAAGAAAGTAAAATATTTGATGATAATTATTAA
- the rny gene encoding ribonuclease Y, translating into MLDYQILGLFILVFVLGFFIGKFVYETYVNKKEKKLDERLEKIENEYYETINQAQRKAESIIEDANKESQQKLNRVEILEDRLSKKEEKLEQEKSELAEKKEEVNQLKEDINNEHQKQIEKLEEISNLSKQEAKEKLFDIIKSENKEEISNFINKQEQLKQEESEKVAHGIISKILPRVGVNNVSEFTISIVDLPSEETKGKIIGKEGRNISFFERLTGSEIIIDDTPLVVNVSCFDPEKRFVATETLKKLINDGRINPIYIEKYYNEVVSDFDNYVLEKGKEALTSLSLPMMKPDIVKMIGQFYFRYSYGQNLWIHSIEVARICEAIASEMKLDSVLAKKAGLFHDIGKLKNGAGIAHSKAGGEILRKFGLNETIINAAESHHFDIQPDNPISWIVAAADGISAGRPGARLNTKNMFIERMENLEKLISGIDGVKKVYIMQAGREIMSFVDPEKVDDVQLQEILKIISSKIEGQLDYPGTIRVVGIRENKVTSYIS; encoded by the coding sequence ATGTTAGATTATCAAATACTATGACTTTTTATCTTAGTATTTGTGCTTTGATTTTTTATATGAAAGTTTGTTTATGAAACTTATGTAAATAAGAAAGAAAAAAAACTAGATGAAAGATTGGAGAAGATAGAAAATGAGTATTATGAAACAATAAATCAAGCACAAAGAAAAGCAGAAAGTATTATAGAAGATGCAAACAAAGAATCTCAACAAAAGCTAAATAGAGTTGAAATATTAGAAGATAGACTTTCAAAAAAAGAAGAAAAACTTGAACAGGAAAAGTCTGAGTTAGCAGAAAAAAAAGAAGAAGTTAACCAGTTAAAAGAAGATATTAACAATGAACATCAAAAACAAATAGAGAAGTTAGAAGAAATATCAAATCTTTCAAAGCAAGAAGCCAAAGAAAAGCTTTTTGATATAATAAAATCAGAAAATAAAGAAGAAATTTCAAATTTTATAAATAAACAAGAACAGTTAAAACAGGAGGAGTCAGAAAAAGTTGCTCATTGAATAATATCAAAAATTTTACCAAGGGTGTGAGTGAATAATGTTAGTGAATTTACTATTTCTATTGTTGATCTTCCAAGTGAGGAAACCAAGTGAAAAATTATTTGAAAGGAATGAAGAAATATATCTTTTTTTGAAAGGCTAACTTGATCGGAGATAATTATCGATGATACTCCTTTAGTAGTGAATGTATCTTGTTTTGATCCAGAGAAAAGATTTGTTGCTACAGAAACATTAAAAAAACTAATTAATGATTGAAGAATAAATCCAATCTACATAGAAAAATACTATAATGAAGTTGTATCAGATTTTGATAATTATGTTTTGGAGAAATGAAAAGAGGCTCTTACATCTCTTTCGTTACCAATGATGAAGCCAGATATAGTTAAAATGATATGACAGTTTTATTTTAGATATAGTTATTGACAAAATCTATGGATTCATAGTATAGAAGTTGCAAGAATATGTGAAGCTATTGCTAGTGAAATGAAATTGGATTCAGTATTAGCTAAAAAGGCTTGACTATTTCATGATATATGAAAGCTTAAAAATGGTGCATGAATAGCACATTCAAAAGCGTGATGAGAAATACTCAGAAAATTTGGGCTTAATGAAACAATAATAAATGCTGCTGAAAGTCATCATTTTGATATACAACCTGATAATCCAATATCATGGATAGTGGCAGCAGCAGATGGAATTAGTGCTTGAAGACCGTGAGCAAGACTTAATACTAAAAATATGTTTATAGAAAGAATGGAAAATCTTGAAAAGTTGATTTCTTGAATTGATTGAGTTAAAAAAGTATATATAATGCAAGCTTGAAGAGAAATTATGAGTTTTGTTGATCCAGAAAAGGTTGATGATGTTCAGTTGCAAGAAATTTTAAAAATAATTTCTTCAAAAATTGAGTGACAGCTTGATTATCCATGAACAATTAGAGTTGTGTGAATTAGAGAAAACAAGGTAACTTCTTATATAAGTTAA
- a CDS encoding polysaccharide deacetylase family protein, with translation MKTFIILIIFILGNSLGYSYLSLEHSTKPNIKKTYINKTDFENNIKPLRQTIKNQKNIETIQKKCKSNIFPKNKYLLTFDDGPYENITKEILEILNQYDVNAVFFLLGKNIIKNPHLINKIVKNGHILGNHTFTHRSLKKLNYTQTKNEIKSTNLLINNILGFEYPIKLFRPPYGKRNSSFDQIMQNKKLTGCFWNFDTLDWQVDELGVSKNEIKNNIKTQIQKNPTGGKNILFHDVEKVTPKLLPYTIEKLKKYGNSSIF, from the coding sequence ATGAAAACTTTTATAATATTAATTATTTTTATTTTAGGAAATAGTTTATGATATAGTTACTTATCACTAGAACACTCTACTAAACCTAACATAAAAAAAACTTACATAAATAAAACTGATTTTGAAAATAACATAAAACCACTTAGACAAACTATTAAAAACCAAAAAAATATTGAAACCATCCAGAAAAAATGTAAATCAAATATATTTCCCAAAAACAAATATCTTCTAACTTTTGATGATTGACCTTATGAAAATATCACAAAGGAAATACTAGAAATCCTAAACCAGTATGATGTAAATGCAGTTTTTTTCCTATTATGAAAAAACATAATTAAGAACCCACATCTTATAAACAAAATAGTAAAAAATGGTCACATACTAGGAAATCATACCTTTACACATAGAAGCCTGAAAAAATTAAACTACACACAAACAAAAAATGAAATAAAATCAACTAACTTATTAATTAATAATATTTTATGATTTGAGTATCCTATAAAATTATTCAGACCACCATATTGAAAAAGAAATTCAAGTTTTGATCAAATTATGCAAAATAAAAAATTAACCTGATGTTTTTGGAATTTTGACACACTGGACTGGCAAGTAGACGAACTTTGAGTATCAAAAAACGAAATTAAAAACAACATTAAAACTCAAATACAAAAAAATCCAACTTGATGAAAAAATATATTGTTTCATGATGTAGAAAAAGTTACACCCAAATTATTACCATACACAATAGAAAAACTAAAAAAATACTGAAATTCTTCCATCTTCTAA